The genomic interval ACAGCAGTCTCGCCGTCGTCGCCCCCGGCATCGCCGAAGCCTTGTTCGCGACCGCGATCGGCCTGTTCGCGGCGATCCCCGCCGTCATCGCCTATAACGCCTTTTCGCAGCGGCTGAACCGGCTCGAATCGCGGCTCGGTCGCTTTGCCGACGGGCTGCACGCGACGTTCAGCCGCGAACTGGAGGTCGAAGCCTGATGGCGATGTCCGGCCCCTCGGGCGGCGTCGGCGGCCGGCGCGGCCGCGGCAACCGCCGCGCGCCGATGGCGGAGATCAACGTCACCCCGCTCGTCGATGTGATGCTCGTGCTACTGATCATCTTCATGATCACCGCGCCGCTGCTCGCCTCCGCCGTGCCGATCGACCTGCCCGAAAGCCGGGCGAAGCCCGTCGAAACCGAGGATCAGGAACCGATTCAGCTGTCGGTCGGCGCCGACGACACGCTCTATATCGGCGAAGAAGTGGTGCCCGAAGCCGAGCTTCCCGCCCGTCTCGACGCGATCGCCCGCGCTAATGAGGGCGAGGACCGGCCGCGCCAGATCATGCTGCGCGCCGACAAGGGGCTCGATTACGGCCGCGTGATGCGCGTGATGGGCGAACTCAATCGCGCCGGCCTGACGCGGATTTCGCTGGTCACCACCGGCGCGAATGCTGAACCGGCCGCGGCGGTCACCGGCGGTTCAGAAACGGGGCGATAGGCTGGGACGATGGCCGAACAACGGGCATTCGGGGGGAAGGAAGGACGCGGCTTTGTCATCGCGGTGGCGGCGCATGTCCTGATCATCGGCCTGCTCTCGGTCCAGTGGACCGCGGGCGAGCGCCGTTTCGACAATCCGCCGATGGAGGTCGACCTGATCGCCGAAACCGCGGTGAAATCGACCGCACCGGTGATCAGCGAGACACCGCCCGCCGCGCGGCTGGGCGAAGAGGATGACGTCGATATTGCGGCGCCCGAGCCCATGCCGGCTCCGCCGCTTCCCGAACCCGTCGTGCGCCCCACCCCTGCCCCGACACCCAAGCAGGTCGCAAAGCCCAAGAAAGCGCCGCCGAAACAGCCGCCGGCCGCCAAAAAGGCGCAGCCCAAGGCTGCCCCCAAGGCGCCGCCCGCGAAGGACCGCCCCGCGCGCCCGACCGGACGGCTCGACGGCATCGCCGAAGGCCTGTCGAAATCGCAGCCCAAATCGCCAGCGAGCAAGGGCGCGCCCGCCGCGGCGACCGCGGCCGAGGTGCGCCGTTCGATCGACGTCAGCATCAAGGCGGCGGTCGCCCCGCGCTGGAACGGCTGCCGCGTTTCGGGGGTCGAGGTCGCCCAGCTCAAGACCGTCGTGAAATTCCGTCTGACGCAGTCGGGTGCGCTCGCAGGCTTCACCAGCGTCACCACGTCGGGCGAGACCGACAGCAACAAATTCCAGATTCCGCGCCACCAGGAATGCGCCAAACGCGCGGTGGAACTCGCCGCCCCCTTCGACCTGCCCGAAGAAAATTACAGCTTCTGGCA from uncultured Sphingopyxis sp. carries:
- the tolR gene encoding protein TolR gives rise to the protein MAMSGPSGGVGGRRGRGNRRAPMAEINVTPLVDVMLVLLIIFMITAPLLASAVPIDLPESRAKPVETEDQEPIQLSVGADDTLYIGEEVVPEAELPARLDAIARANEGEDRPRQIMLRADKGLDYGRVMRVMGELNRAGLTRISLVTTGANAEPAAAVTGGSETGR